In one window of Nicotiana tabacum cultivar K326 chromosome 12, ASM71507v2, whole genome shotgun sequence DNA:
- the LOC142167362 gene encoding uncharacterized protein LOC142167362 yields MVMSRCWCCQQPQKESIEHIFVTSPTTYKVWNLFMGAAGISVQLIQLKQIIRHWWYAHCCPKLKPLFQAVPAIITWELWKRRNAGKHGGSVSPNMVIHEINRTLHQLARVGYAWIPNIPLLWPDMIQYFEGYKPILITTRVTWQLPFHGWYKSNTDGASKGNPGPSSLGFCVRDDEGDVVYPRAVDLGVTTNVVAEAKAILQGLEYCVEHDLHPLILETDSLMMKKNDVYIKGSSREGSKLTRSQKGTISKPGLCFANPA; encoded by the exons ATGGTGATGTCTAggtgttggtgttgtcagcagcccCAAAAGGAATCCATTGAGCATATATTTGTCACAAGTCCTACTACCTATAAGGTATGGAACTTGTTCATGGgggctgctggaatttctgtGCAATTGATTCAATTAAAGCAGATTATAAGGCATTGGTGGTATGCTCACTGTTGTCCAAAATTAAAGCCACTATTTCAAGCAGTACCAGCTATCATCACTTGGGAGctttggaagagaagaaatgcAGGTAAACATGGTGGTTCAGTGTCCCCAAACATGGTGATTCATGAGATAAATAGGACATTGCATCAACTGGCAAGGGTGGGGTAtgcttggatccctaatattccaTTGTTATGGCCAGACATGATTCAATACTTTGAAGGATATAAACCTATATTGATCACTACAAGAGTAACATGGCAGCTTCCTTTTCATGGTTGGTACAAATCTAATACTGATGGAGCTTCAAAGGGAAATCCCGGACCTAGCTCCCTAGGATTTTGTGTGAGGGATGATGAAGGTGATGTGGTGTATCCTAGGGCAGTAGACCTAGGAGTGACAACTAATGTGGTAGCTGAAGCTAAGGCTATTCTTCAAGGGTTGGAATATTGTGTGGAGCATGATCTTCACCCTCTCATACTGGAGACTGATtcattgatgatgaagaag AATGATGTCTACATTAAAGGTTCTAGTAGGGAAGGATCTAAGCTTACAAGATCACAAAAAGGCACAATTTCAAAGCCTGGCCTTTGCTTTGCAAATCCTGCTTAA